One genomic segment of Dromaius novaehollandiae isolate bDroNov1 chromosome 12, bDroNov1.hap1, whole genome shotgun sequence includes these proteins:
- the THUMPD3 gene encoding tRNA (guanine(6)-N2)-methyltransferase THUMP3 isoform X2 yields the protein MSEAVGSALAEGGGDEAGGPPPPGAESGGAAVVIGATVPTGFELTAAEEVREKLGSQCAVSKDRGKIYFEIAAENLSQVHRLRSVDNLFVVVQEFKDYQFKENKEDALKDLEDLVKKLPWTEPLKVWELNNSLKKKKTKRKKHNLQSTTSKEKLNEDGEEERTDQKDASKQLQDCAQNAAGIESASGQDTENTQEGIPQDGNEDDNEQSDAKDESHASPGNETKASDGKKSEGDVNVLKFRVTCNRAGDKHSFTSNDAARDFGGAVQEHFQWKADMTNFDVEVLLNIHNNEVVVGIALTEESLHRRNITHFGPTTLRSTLAYGMLRLCDPQPTDIIIDPMCGTGAIPIEGAAEWPSCYHIAGDNNPQAVKRAANNICSLLKKNENKESTSLGIPLDIIQWDICNLPLRTGSVDVIVTDMPFGKRIGSKKKNWDLYPACLMEMGRICRPGTGRAVLLTQDKKCFAKALSRMGHIWRKGQTVWVNVGGLHAAVYLLKRTWERAEEKRSFW from the exons ATGTCGGAGGCGGTTGGCAGCGCGCTCGCGGAGGGCGGCGGTGATGAGGccggcgggccgcccccgcccggcgcggagagcggcggcgccgccgtgGTCATCGGCGCCACGGTGCCCACGGGCTTCGAGCTGACGGCCGCGGAGGAGGTGCGGGAGAAGCTGGGCTCGCAGTGCGCCGTCAGCAAGGACAGGGGCAAGATCTACTTCGAGATCGCCGCGGAGAACCTCTCGCAG GTCCATCGTCTAAGATCAGTGGATAATCTGTTTGTTGTTGTTCAGGAGTTCAAAGACTACCAATTCAAAGAAAATAAG GAAGATGCTCTAAAGGATTTGGAAGATCTGGTTAAAAAACTGCCTTGGACTGAACCTTTGAAAGTATGGGAGCTGAACaacagcttaaaaaagaaaaagacaaaacgCAAAAAGCATAATCTACAGAGTACTACAAGCAAAGAGAAGTTGAATGAagatggagaagaagaaagaacagatCAAAAAGATGCCAGTAAACAGTTGCAGGACTGTGCCCAAAATGCTGCAGGTATAGAATCTGCTAGTGGTCAGGATACAGAAAACACGCAGGAAGGGATACCACAGGATGGCAATGAGGATGATAACGAACAATCAGATGCTAAAGATGAATCGCACGCCAGTCCTGGGAATGAAACCAAAGCTAGTGATGGAAAGAAAAGTGAAGGAGACGTGAACGTGTTGAAGTTCCGTGTTACGTGCAACAGAGCAGGGGACAAGCACAGCTTTACGTCAAATGATGCTGCAAGAGACTTCGGTGGAGCTGTACAGGAGCATTTCCAGTGGAAAGCTGACATGACTAACTTTGATGTAGAG GTCCTCCTGAATATTCACAATAATGAAGTAGTTGTGGGCATTGCGTTAACTGAAGAGAGTCTTCACAGAAGAAACATTACACATTTTGGACCGACAACTCTTCGATCAACTCTTGCTTATGGCATGCTTAG ACTCTGTGATCCACAGCCAACAGATATCATAATTGATCCAATGTGTGGAACAGGTGCAATACCAATAGAG GGAGCTGCGGAATGGCCTAGTTGCTACCATATTGCTGGTGATAACAACCCACAAGCTGTAAAGAGAGCAGCAAACAATATCTGCTCTTTACTAAAGAAGAATGAGAACAAGGAAAG TACCTCCTTGGGCATCCCCTTAGATATCATTCAGTGGGATATCTGCAATCTCCCTTTGCGGACTGGTTCTGTGGATGTCATTGTGACAGACATGCCATTTGGAAAGAG gATAGGGTCTAAGAAGAAGAATTGGGATCTCTATCCAGCCTGCCTTATGGAGATGGGCCGGATCTGCAGACCCGGGacaggcagagctgtgctgcttaCACAAGACAAGAAATGCTTTGCCAAG GCCTTGTCAAGAATGGGACACATATGGCGTAAAGGTCAAACAGTATGGGTGAATGTAGGGGGACTTCATGCTGCAGTGTATCTTCTGAAACGCACCTgggaaagagcagaagaaaaaagatctttctgGTAA
- the THUMPD3 gene encoding tRNA (guanine(6)-N2)-methyltransferase THUMP3 isoform X1 → MSEAVGSALAEGGGDEAGGPPPPGAESGGAAVVIGATVPTGFELTAAEEVREKLGSQCAVSKDRGKIYFEIAAENLSQVHRLRSVDNLFVVVQEFKDYQFKENKEDALKDLEDLVKKLPWTEPLKVWELNNSLKKKKTKRKKHNLQSTTSKEKLNEDGEEERTDQKDASKQLQDCAQNAAGIESASGQDTENTQEGIPQDGNEDDNEQSDAKDESHASPGNETKASDGKKSEGDVNVLKFRVTCNRAGDKHSFTSNDAARDFGGAVQEHFQWKADMTNFDVEVLLNIHNNEVVVGIALTEESLHRRNITHFGPTTLRSTLAYGMLRLCDPQPTDIIIDPMCGTGAIPIEGAAEWPSCYHIAGDNNPQAVKRAANNICSLLKKNENKESSTSLGIPLDIIQWDICNLPLRTGSVDVIVTDMPFGKRIGSKKKNWDLYPACLMEMGRICRPGTGRAVLLTQDKKCFAKALSRMGHIWRKGQTVWVNVGGLHAAVYLLKRTWERAEEKRSFW, encoded by the exons ATGTCGGAGGCGGTTGGCAGCGCGCTCGCGGAGGGCGGCGGTGATGAGGccggcgggccgcccccgcccggcgcggagagcggcggcgccgccgtgGTCATCGGCGCCACGGTGCCCACGGGCTTCGAGCTGACGGCCGCGGAGGAGGTGCGGGAGAAGCTGGGCTCGCAGTGCGCCGTCAGCAAGGACAGGGGCAAGATCTACTTCGAGATCGCCGCGGAGAACCTCTCGCAG GTCCATCGTCTAAGATCAGTGGATAATCTGTTTGTTGTTGTTCAGGAGTTCAAAGACTACCAATTCAAAGAAAATAAG GAAGATGCTCTAAAGGATTTGGAAGATCTGGTTAAAAAACTGCCTTGGACTGAACCTTTGAAAGTATGGGAGCTGAACaacagcttaaaaaagaaaaagacaaaacgCAAAAAGCATAATCTACAGAGTACTACAAGCAAAGAGAAGTTGAATGAagatggagaagaagaaagaacagatCAAAAAGATGCCAGTAAACAGTTGCAGGACTGTGCCCAAAATGCTGCAGGTATAGAATCTGCTAGTGGTCAGGATACAGAAAACACGCAGGAAGGGATACCACAGGATGGCAATGAGGATGATAACGAACAATCAGATGCTAAAGATGAATCGCACGCCAGTCCTGGGAATGAAACCAAAGCTAGTGATGGAAAGAAAAGTGAAGGAGACGTGAACGTGTTGAAGTTCCGTGTTACGTGCAACAGAGCAGGGGACAAGCACAGCTTTACGTCAAATGATGCTGCAAGAGACTTCGGTGGAGCTGTACAGGAGCATTTCCAGTGGAAAGCTGACATGACTAACTTTGATGTAGAG GTCCTCCTGAATATTCACAATAATGAAGTAGTTGTGGGCATTGCGTTAACTGAAGAGAGTCTTCACAGAAGAAACATTACACATTTTGGACCGACAACTCTTCGATCAACTCTTGCTTATGGCATGCTTAG ACTCTGTGATCCACAGCCAACAGATATCATAATTGATCCAATGTGTGGAACAGGTGCAATACCAATAGAG GGAGCTGCGGAATGGCCTAGTTGCTACCATATTGCTGGTGATAACAACCCACAAGCTGTAAAGAGAGCAGCAAACAATATCTGCTCTTTACTAAAGAAGAATGAGAACAAGGAAAG CAGTACCTCCTTGGGCATCCCCTTAGATATCATTCAGTGGGATATCTGCAATCTCCCTTTGCGGACTGGTTCTGTGGATGTCATTGTGACAGACATGCCATTTGGAAAGAG gATAGGGTCTAAGAAGAAGAATTGGGATCTCTATCCAGCCTGCCTTATGGAGATGGGCCGGATCTGCAGACCCGGGacaggcagagctgtgctgcttaCACAAGACAAGAAATGCTTTGCCAAG GCCTTGTCAAGAATGGGACACATATGGCGTAAAGGTCAAACAGTATGGGTGAATGTAGGGGGACTTCATGCTGCAGTGTATCTTCTGAAACGCACCTgggaaagagcagaagaaaaaagatctttctgGTAA